A window of the Gordonia humi genome harbors these coding sequences:
- a CDS encoding SDR family oxidoreductase, with the protein MSTQRTAIVTGAARGIGAEVARRLASDGHAVAVLDLDEAACQKVVDGIVADGGKALAVGADVSDEVAVEAAVSRVAAELGAPTILVNNAGIIRDNLIFKMTVSDWDSVMAVHLRGAFLMSREVQAYQTKEGWGRIVNLSSTSALGNRGQANYSAAKAGMQGFTKTLALELGRFGVTANAIAPGFIATEMTAATAERMGVGFDDFKAAAAKEIPVQRVGEPADIAHAVSFYASEGAGFVSGQVLYVAGGPKA; encoded by the coding sequence ATGAGTACCCAGCGAACCGCCATCGTCACCGGAGCAGCCCGCGGCATCGGGGCCGAAGTCGCCCGTCGTCTCGCGTCCGACGGCCACGCCGTCGCGGTGCTCGACCTCGACGAGGCCGCCTGCCAGAAGGTCGTCGACGGCATCGTGGCCGACGGCGGCAAGGCGCTGGCCGTCGGTGCGGACGTCTCCGACGAGGTCGCCGTCGAAGCCGCGGTGAGCCGGGTGGCCGCCGAACTCGGCGCGCCGACCATCCTGGTGAACAACGCAGGCATCATCCGCGACAACCTGATCTTCAAAATGACCGTCTCCGACTGGGACTCGGTCATGGCCGTGCACCTGCGCGGTGCGTTCCTCATGTCCCGCGAGGTGCAGGCGTATCAGACCAAGGAGGGCTGGGGCCGCATCGTTAACCTGTCGTCGACGTCGGCGCTGGGCAACCGCGGCCAGGCCAACTACTCGGCCGCCAAGGCCGGGATGCAGGGCTTCACCAAGACTCTCGCCCTTGAGCTCGGCCGCTTCGGCGTCACCGCCAACGCGATCGCCCCGGGATTCATCGCCACGGAGATGACCGCCGCGACCGCCGAGCGCATGGGCGTCGGCTTCGACGACTTCAAGGCCGCGGCCGCCAAGGAGATCCCGGTCCAGCGCGTCGGCGAGCCCGCCGACATCGCGCACGCCGTCAGCTTCTACGCCAGCGAAGGTGCGGGCTTCGTCTCCGGCCAGGTGCTCTACGTGGCGGGCGGGCCGAAGGCATGA
- a CDS encoding SDR family NAD(P)-dependent oxidoreductase — MELNGASAIVTGGASGIGAASARRLAARGAKVVIADLKAEDGEALAKEIDGVFVTVDVTDTAQIEAAVNKATELGPLKAVVNSAGIGWAQRTVGRDGEFASAHNLDLYKKVIAINLIGTFDCVRLAATAMSRNEPSGDGERGAIVNLASVAAFDGQIGQAAYSSSKGGVVGMTLPVARDLSAIGVRVNCIAPGLINTPIYGEGPDAEAFKAKLGESVLFPKRLGVPDELASMVEELITNSYMNAEVIRVDGGIRMPPK; from the coding sequence ATGGAACTCAATGGAGCAAGTGCAATCGTCACCGGTGGCGCGTCGGGCATCGGCGCGGCGTCGGCCCGTCGTCTGGCCGCCCGCGGCGCCAAAGTCGTCATCGCCGATCTGAAGGCGGAAGACGGCGAGGCCCTGGCCAAGGAGATCGACGGCGTCTTCGTCACCGTCGACGTGACCGACACCGCGCAGATCGAGGCCGCGGTCAACAAGGCCACCGAGCTGGGCCCGCTGAAGGCCGTCGTCAACTCGGCCGGTATCGGCTGGGCGCAGCGCACCGTCGGACGCGACGGGGAGTTCGCCTCCGCTCACAACCTGGACCTGTACAAGAAGGTCATCGCGATCAACCTGATCGGCACCTTCGACTGCGTTCGCCTCGCCGCCACCGCGATGAGCCGCAACGAGCCGTCCGGCGACGGCGAGCGCGGTGCGATCGTCAACCTCGCCAGCGTCGCGGCGTTCGACGGTCAGATCGGTCAGGCCGCGTACTCGTCGTCGAAGGGCGGCGTCGTCGGCATGACCCTGCCCGTCGCCCGTGACCTGTCGGCGATCGGCGTGCGCGTCAACTGCATCGCGCCGGGTCTGATCAACACCCCCATCTACGGCGAGGGTCCCGACGCCGAAGCGTTCAAGGCCAAGCTCGGTGAGAGCGTTCTGTTCCCGAAGCGTCTCGGCGTGCCCGACGAGCTGGCGTCGATGGTCGAGGAGCTGATCACCAACTCGTACATGAACGCCGAGGTGATCCGCGTCGACGGCGGCATCCGGATGCCTCCGAAGTAG
- a CDS encoding VanW family protein — protein MTSRRERRAGARRTIARGLLAVVLLVVLGFAVDAALGHGKTARGAQIAEFDLGDKTDQQARAELERLSVVSHGPISVRTASGTATLDPAALGATFDVDATLAELKKQPRNPIDRLAAVFGVKHDVRPVVHVDHEAFGVELDAQKKVLEKAAVEGGVHFDGLTPVADYPAKGMRIDRDAALRAVEERWLDGGTIDLAMEPFAPTVSAQTVDEVIRGIGRTVTMMPIRLEGRRGRTVVVAPREIGRLVTFVADGRGGLVPRVDPKKAEELLAARTAPTESEPVSATFRLSGGSPKVVPSVEGARVDWPKTAAAIEKLAVSEDERSGEIDYRIRKPSLTTAGARRLGVTEVVSEFTTGGFSGPSGENIRLVAQEVDGALVRPGKTFSLNGYTGPRGTAQGYVESGIIDHGRPSNAVGGGISQFATTLYNAAYFAGLEDAGHTEHSYYISRYPEAREATVFEGQIDLQFTNNTKHGVYIETLWSPSSITVRMWSTKTVDVESITGPRTAPTSPETITLPAGDDCVPSSGVGGFTASNTRVITDHRTGREISRHTREVKYDPEPFVRCR, from the coding sequence GTGACTTCACGACGCGAACGCCGCGCGGGCGCACGACGAACCATCGCGCGAGGTCTCCTCGCAGTGGTTCTCCTCGTCGTCTTGGGATTCGCCGTCGACGCGGCACTCGGCCACGGCAAGACCGCGCGCGGGGCTCAGATCGCCGAGTTCGATCTCGGCGACAAGACCGACCAACAGGCGCGGGCCGAACTCGAACGGCTGTCCGTCGTCTCGCACGGGCCGATCAGCGTCCGCACCGCGTCCGGCACCGCGACGCTCGATCCCGCCGCACTCGGCGCGACCTTCGACGTCGACGCGACCCTCGCTGAACTGAAGAAGCAGCCGCGGAACCCGATCGACCGGCTCGCCGCGGTGTTCGGCGTCAAACACGATGTGCGTCCGGTGGTGCACGTGGACCACGAGGCGTTCGGCGTCGAACTCGACGCGCAGAAGAAGGTTCTGGAGAAGGCCGCCGTGGAGGGCGGTGTGCACTTCGACGGATTGACCCCGGTAGCCGACTATCCGGCCAAGGGCATGCGCATCGACCGCGATGCGGCGCTGCGGGCGGTCGAAGAGCGGTGGCTCGACGGCGGCACCATCGACCTGGCGATGGAGCCGTTCGCGCCGACCGTGTCCGCTCAGACCGTCGACGAGGTGATCCGCGGGATCGGCCGCACGGTCACCATGATGCCGATCCGGCTGGAGGGGCGTCGCGGCCGCACCGTGGTCGTCGCTCCTCGCGAGATCGGCAGGCTCGTCACCTTCGTCGCCGACGGACGGGGAGGTCTCGTGCCGCGCGTCGACCCGAAGAAGGCCGAGGAACTACTGGCGGCGCGGACCGCGCCCACCGAGTCCGAGCCGGTGAGCGCGACTTTCCGCCTCTCCGGCGGTTCGCCGAAGGTCGTGCCGTCCGTCGAGGGCGCACGCGTCGACTGGCCGAAGACGGCCGCGGCGATCGAGAAGCTCGCGGTGTCCGAGGACGAGCGTTCCGGCGAGATCGACTACCGGATCCGCAAGCCCTCGCTGACCACGGCGGGCGCCCGCAGGCTCGGCGTGACCGAAGTGGTCTCCGAGTTCACCACCGGGGGCTTCTCCGGACCGTCGGGGGAGAACATCCGACTCGTCGCTCAGGAAGTCGACGGCGCTCTCGTCCGACCGGGAAAGACCTTCTCGCTCAACGGGTACACCGGCCCTCGCGGCACCGCCCAGGGGTACGTCGAGTCCGGGATCATCGATCACGGCAGGCCGTCGAACGCGGTCGGCGGCGGCATCTCCCAGTTCGCGACCACCCTGTACAACGCCGCGTACTTCGCGGGCCTCGAGGACGCCGGGCACACCGAGCACTCGTACTACATCTCGCGGTATCCCGAGGCCCGGGAGGCGACGGTCTTCGAAGGTCAGATCGACCTTCAGTTCACCAACAACACCAAGCACGGCGTGTACATCGAGACGCTGTGGTCGCCGTCGAGCATCACCGTTCGCATGTGGAGCACCAAGACCGTCGACGTCGAGTCGATCACCGGGCCGCGCACCGCACCCACGTCGCCCGAGACGATCACCCTGCCCGCCGGCGACGACTGCGTGCCCAGCAGCGGTGTGGGCGGTTTCACCGCGTCGAACACCCGCGTCATCACCGATCACCGGACCGGTCGCGAGATCTCCCGGCACACGCGAGAAGTGAAATACGATCCGGAGCCGTTCGTGCGCTGTCGCTGA
- a CDS encoding MarR family transcriptional regulator yields the protein MPRLASESVDDPSLKFALMIRDLNLALSRHGASDLQDLGLSQAQIPVLSVIGDLPGSTGLELAEATHTTPQAVSQVLCRLVDAGMVRREALGGRAMGHHLTESGAAATREARIRFARLADALLVDLSDDEQAVLLSSLGRVLDATVRLDAHETPVQDGAEDFRRNV from the coding sequence GTGCCCCGTCTCGCATCGGAGAGCGTCGACGACCCGTCGCTCAAATTCGCGCTGATGATCCGTGACCTCAATCTCGCGCTGTCGCGGCACGGGGCCTCAGACCTGCAGGACCTGGGGCTCTCGCAGGCGCAGATCCCCGTGCTGTCGGTCATCGGGGATCTGCCGGGCAGCACCGGGCTCGAGCTGGCCGAGGCCACCCACACGACGCCGCAAGCGGTCAGCCAAGTGCTGTGTCGCCTCGTGGACGCGGGCATGGTGCGGCGCGAAGCGCTCGGCGGGCGTGCGATGGGACATCACCTCACCGAGTCGGGGGCGGCCGCGACACGCGAGGCCCGCATCCGTTTCGCGCGCTTGGCCGACGCTCTCCTCGTCGATCTCTCCGACGACGAACAGGCGGTGCTGTTGAGCTCCCTGGGCCGCGTGCTGGATGCGACCGTCCGTCTCGACGCCCACGAAACGCCAGTTCAGGACGGCGCAGAAGATTTCCGAAGGAATGTGTAA
- a CDS encoding MFS transporter produces MSTQSETMPPSTSDEPRGRTGLIAAVACAGIFVGYLPIMAATVGLSAIARATEASSSDLEWVVSMLVLPMAALILAFGAWAEKWGRRRVLAIGLVLAMLGGIVATAAGLVEGSAAIYFVWVGQGLAGTGAAALIPTTLAIISVAEPDHRRRAVLIAAWSGSMMAAMAVAVYVSAAILDSLDWYWLFVPVVVASALLLVFGVRLVPESRAGGAGRMDVPGQILTAVGVAALVYAVIVGGADGFSNPKAIVAFVVAAVGIAGFIVVELRSATPLLDLRVFSNINFSMSALVAAIAMFAYLGVNFGLALYFSALDLTPIQVANRYIFIIGGSVIGSNVAGRALHRFNAQGVLAAACGWTAAAMAFLSFIDSSAPVWQADLRLVLAGIGIGAVLATVTAAAVNAVPYQQAGMASAAINAVRQTGGALGPAVFSILSASWALSALPDKLFDAGVDRAHAAAVTELVDAQGIQHGGAVATAKFPELGLHDALSSAQAHGFSVTAIAACVVFALLAVGCAALRVAGGRRVDAEESVEV; encoded by the coding sequence ATGAGTACGCAGAGCGAGACGATGCCGCCGTCGACATCCGATGAACCGCGAGGCCGCACGGGGCTCATCGCCGCGGTCGCCTGTGCGGGCATCTTCGTCGGATACCTCCCGATCATGGCGGCGACGGTCGGCCTGTCGGCGATCGCGCGAGCCACCGAGGCGTCGTCGTCCGACCTGGAGTGGGTCGTGTCGATGCTCGTGCTGCCGATGGCCGCGCTCATTCTCGCCTTTGGCGCGTGGGCGGAGAAGTGGGGACGACGCCGAGTCCTCGCGATCGGGCTGGTGCTGGCCATGCTGGGGGGCATCGTCGCGACCGCCGCGGGCCTGGTGGAGGGATCGGCGGCGATCTACTTCGTGTGGGTCGGCCAGGGTCTGGCCGGAACGGGCGCCGCCGCGCTGATCCCGACGACCCTGGCGATCATCAGCGTGGCCGAACCGGATCATCGTCGCCGCGCGGTGCTGATCGCGGCGTGGTCGGGTTCGATGATGGCCGCCATGGCCGTCGCCGTGTACGTCTCCGCCGCGATCCTCGACTCGCTCGACTGGTACTGGCTGTTCGTCCCCGTGGTCGTGGCCTCCGCGCTGCTCCTCGTCTTCGGCGTCCGGCTGGTGCCGGAGAGCCGCGCCGGCGGTGCCGGCCGGATGGACGTGCCCGGTCAGATTCTGACGGCCGTCGGCGTCGCCGCCCTCGTGTACGCGGTGATCGTCGGCGGCGCCGACGGCTTCTCGAATCCGAAGGCGATCGTGGCGTTCGTGGTCGCGGCGGTCGGTATCGCGGGCTTCATCGTCGTCGAACTCCGTTCGGCCACACCGCTGCTCGATCTGCGCGTGTTCTCCAACATCAACTTCTCGATGTCGGCCCTGGTCGCCGCGATCGCGATGTTCGCCTATCTCGGCGTCAACTTCGGACTCGCCCTGTACTTCAGCGCCCTGGACCTGACCCCGATTCAGGTCGCCAACCGGTACATCTTCATCATCGGCGGTTCGGTGATCGGATCGAACGTCGCCGGCCGGGCGCTGCACCGGTTCAACGCGCAGGGCGTCCTCGCCGCCGCATGCGGGTGGACGGCAGCGGCGATGGCGTTCCTGTCGTTCATCGACTCGTCGGCGCCGGTCTGGCAGGCCGACCTGCGACTGGTCCTCGCCGGGATCGGCATCGGCGCCGTCCTCGCGACGGTGACGGCGGCGGCGGTCAACGCGGTTCCGTACCAGCAGGCGGGTATGGCCAGTGCCGCGATCAACGCGGTGCGTCAGACGGGCGGTGCACTCGGCCCGGCCGTCTTCTCGATCCTGTCGGCCTCGTGGGCGCTCAGTGCGCTGCCGGACAAGCTGTTCGACGCGGGCGTCGATCGGGCGCATGCCGCGGCGGTCACCGAACTCGTCGACGCGCAGGGCATCCAGCACGGCGGCGCGGTCGCGACGGCGAAGTTCCCCGAACTCGGTCTGCACGACGCGTTGAGCTCGGCACAGGCGCACGGCTTCAGCGTCACCGCGATCGCCGCGTGTGTCGTGTTCGCGCTCCTCGCCGTGGGATGCGCCGCCCTGCGCGTGGCCGGCGGTCGCCGTGTCGACGCCGAAGAGTCTGTGGAGGTGTGA
- a CDS encoding acetyl-CoA C-acetyltransferase gives MLTTVGPITGEHVASYTPRKPETRQLRPVAILGGNRIPFARQDRAYATASNQEMFTAALQGLISRFNLQGEQLGMVAGGAVLKHSRDFNLIRESVLGSGLSPYTPAFDLQQACGTGLQAITAVGDGIASGRYDVAVGGGVDTTSDAPIGVSEQMRRQMLEVNRAKSTADRIKAALGLATKLGIEIPRNGEPRTGMSMGEHAAITAKEFGVKREDQDALAAASHQKMGAAYDRGFFDDLITPFMGLTRDENLRPNSSVDKLATLKPVFGVGLGDATMTAGNSTPLTDGASTVLLASDDWAAEHKLPVLAYLRDTETAAVDYVNGPDGLLMAPTYAVPRLLERNGLTLQDFDFYEIHEAFASVVLATLAAWESDEYCRERLGLDKALGAIDRGKLNVNGSSLAAGHPFAATGGRIIAQAAKQIKENGGGRALVSICAAGGQGVTAIVEG, from the coding sequence ATGTTGACAACAGTCGGTCCGATCACAGGAGAGCACGTGGCCTCGTACACGCCCCGCAAGCCCGAAACCCGCCAGCTTCGCCCCGTCGCCATCCTCGGTGGCAACCGTATCCCGTTCGCGCGGCAGGATCGTGCGTATGCGACCGCGAGCAACCAGGAGATGTTCACCGCGGCCCTTCAGGGGCTGATCAGCCGCTTCAACCTGCAGGGCGAGCAGCTCGGCATGGTGGCCGGCGGCGCCGTCCTCAAGCACTCGCGCGACTTCAATCTGATCCGCGAGTCGGTCCTGGGCTCCGGTCTCTCGCCGTACACCCCGGCCTTCGACCTCCAGCAGGCGTGCGGCACGGGCCTGCAGGCCATCACGGCCGTCGGCGACGGCATCGCCTCGGGTCGCTACGACGTCGCCGTCGGCGGCGGCGTCGACACCACGTCGGACGCTCCGATCGGCGTGTCCGAACAGATGCGCCGTCAGATGCTCGAGGTGAACCGCGCCAAGAGCACCGCCGACCGCATCAAGGCGGCGCTCGGCCTGGCCACCAAGCTCGGCATCGAGATCCCGCGCAACGGCGAGCCGCGCACCGGCATGTCGATGGGTGAGCACGCCGCCATCACCGCCAAGGAGTTCGGCGTCAAACGCGAGGACCAGGACGCTCTCGCCGCCGCCAGCCACCAGAAGATGGGCGCCGCGTACGACCGCGGGTTCTTCGACGACCTGATCACCCCGTTCATGGGTCTGACGCGCGACGAGAACCTGCGTCCGAACTCCTCGGTGGACAAGCTCGCCACCCTCAAGCCGGTCTTCGGCGTGGGGCTGGGCGACGCCACCATGACCGCGGGCAACTCGACCCCGCTCACCGACGGTGCGTCCACGGTGCTGCTCGCCAGCGACGACTGGGCCGCCGAGCACAAGCTCCCGGTCCTGGCCTACCTGCGCGACACCGAGACCGCCGCCGTCGACTACGTCAACGGACCGGACGGACTGCTCATGGCGCCGACCTACGCCGTGCCGCGGCTGCTCGAGCGCAACGGCCTGACCCTGCAGGACTTCGACTTCTACGAGATCCACGAGGCGTTCGCCTCCGTCGTCCTCGCGACCCTGGCCGCGTGGGAGTCGGACGAGTACTGCCGCGAGCGCCTCGGCCTCGACAAGGCGCTCGGCGCGATCGACCGCGGCAAGCTGAACGTCAACGGCTCGTCGCTGGCCGCGGGGCACCCGTTCGCCGCGACCGGCGGCCGCATCATCGCCCAGGCGGCCAAGCAGATCAAGGAGAACGGCGGCGGTCGCGCCCTCGTCTCCATCTGCGCCGCGGGCGGCCAAGGCGTCACCGCCATCGTCGAAGGCTGA